In Sphingobium amiense, a genomic segment contains:
- a CDS encoding TonB-dependent receptor domain-containing protein translates to MEGKDKTPLRLRAVLKMSVGWAALMLPVMAAAQEPQLDEPAAPDIIVTGSRVRGAAPVGSTVTTLGRAEMEASSAVTVDRMIKEIPQVFDLGVSENSRGQSGGSGNITYGNSVNLRGIGPYATLVLVDGHRVTNNSRSIDPSVLPSLGVERVEVVADGASAIYGSDAVAGVVNLIPRRSLDGGEFFARSGIASRGDFHETSVGAALGKVFDRGQIMVAYEHVERSNLSGDDRSFFTNDQTRFGGGDYRIARCAPGNINANGTTYAIPAAGVTQGTAGSLVAGTLNKCDELDNQDLAPEQTYNSVNSTGRFEFNDWLSVFYDGFYSKRKFYRKSAYSNARLTVPQTNAFFVRPAGFAGTSYTLDYNFRDDVPTNDSYGSAESWQITPGLRVKLPHDWEFETLYGYGKTKDFSGSYYGINNAALNAALASSDPATAFDPYGLGRTSDAVKALIANQIFLAPTNGRLKTYEARLNGPLFSLPGGDVKVAAGYERQDFTVALGSARGGPTTPITFRHFGRKVDSLYAELFVPVFGASNATPGFERLELNAAVRHDKYSDVGSTTNPKFGINWEPVRWLKLRASYGTSFRAPTIPEIYGNSNNIFGQSYQNPAGGAPLQGYALSGPNLDLKPETASTWSVGADFEPLPNLRFGVTYWDVKYENQVLANLSNLTILGNEAQYAGTNIILRDAAAAARVQELLAQGVALAGGSFPGGNPANVTLFVDGRSQNLGVSITRGIDFTGTWNGELGANDNLTVNLSGTYLTKYNVAVTPTAPLVDRRNVIFNPLKFKGRASVTWDHGPFSTRVLVTHVGGYRNNLATPNQSVKSYTPVDLTFNWRIGDPRESGFFAKGLTVGLEVRNLFDTDPPYVNLAPSGNGSGGYDATASDPVGRLFAISVRKSF, encoded by the coding sequence ATGGAAGGCAAGGACAAGACCCCGCTGCGCCTGCGGGCCGTATTGAAGATGAGCGTGGGCTGGGCCGCGCTGATGCTGCCCGTCATGGCGGCGGCGCAGGAGCCGCAGCTCGACGAACCGGCAGCCCCCGACATCATCGTTACCGGCAGCCGCGTACGCGGTGCAGCGCCGGTCGGATCGACCGTCACCACCCTCGGGCGGGCGGAAATGGAAGCGTCCAGCGCCGTGACCGTCGACCGCATGATCAAGGAAATCCCGCAGGTCTTCGATCTCGGCGTATCGGAAAATTCGCGCGGACAGTCGGGCGGCAGCGGCAACATCACTTATGGCAACTCGGTCAACCTTCGCGGCATCGGACCCTATGCCACGCTGGTGCTGGTCGACGGCCACCGCGTCACCAACAACAGCCGCTCGATCGACCCATCGGTGCTGCCGTCGCTGGGCGTTGAGCGGGTCGAGGTGGTCGCGGACGGCGCTTCCGCCATCTACGGATCGGATGCGGTGGCGGGCGTCGTCAACCTTATCCCGCGCCGCTCGCTCGACGGCGGCGAGTTCTTCGCCCGGTCGGGTATCGCATCGCGCGGCGACTTCCACGAAACCTCCGTCGGCGCGGCGCTGGGCAAGGTGTTCGATCGTGGGCAGATCATGGTCGCCTACGAACATGTCGAGCGGTCGAACCTGAGTGGCGACGATCGCAGCTTCTTCACCAACGACCAGACGCGGTTCGGCGGCGGCGATTATCGCATCGCCCGCTGCGCGCCCGGCAACATCAACGCCAACGGCACGACCTACGCCATTCCGGCGGCCGGAGTCACGCAGGGGACGGCCGGGTCGCTGGTCGCGGGAACGCTCAACAAGTGCGACGAACTCGACAATCAGGATCTCGCGCCGGAACAGACCTATAACTCGGTCAACAGCACCGGCCGGTTCGAATTCAACGACTGGCTGAGCGTCTTCTACGACGGATTTTATTCGAAGCGGAAATTCTACCGCAAATCCGCTTACTCCAACGCGCGGCTCACGGTGCCGCAGACCAACGCCTTCTTCGTGCGACCGGCGGGCTTTGCCGGCACCAGCTACACGCTCGACTATAATTTCCGCGACGATGTGCCGACCAACGACAGCTATGGTTCGGCCGAAAGCTGGCAGATCACGCCGGGCCTGCGCGTCAAGCTCCCGCATGACTGGGAGTTTGAAACGCTCTACGGCTATGGCAAGACCAAGGATTTTTCGGGTTCCTATTACGGGATCAACAATGCGGCGCTGAACGCCGCGCTCGCCAGCAGCGATCCGGCAACGGCGTTCGATCCCTACGGCCTTGGCCGCACCAGCGATGCGGTAAAGGCGCTGATCGCCAACCAGATCTTCCTCGCGCCCACCAACGGACGCCTCAAAACCTATGAAGCGCGGCTCAACGGACCCCTCTTCTCGCTGCCCGGCGGCGACGTGAAGGTCGCGGCGGGCTATGAGCGGCAGGATTTCACCGTCGCGCTCGGTTCCGCGCGGGGCGGGCCGACCACGCCCATTACCTTCCGCCATTTCGGCCGCAAGGTCGACAGCCTCTACGCCGAGCTTTTCGTGCCGGTGTTTGGCGCGAGCAATGCGACGCCGGGCTTCGAGCGGCTGGAACTCAACGCAGCGGTCCGGCACGACAAATATAGCGATGTCGGCAGCACCACCAATCCCAAATTCGGCATCAACTGGGAACCGGTCCGCTGGCTGAAGCTGCGCGCCAGCTACGGCACGTCCTTCCGCGCGCCGACCATCCCGGAGATTTACGGCAACTCGAACAACATCTTCGGCCAGAGCTACCAGAACCCGGCGGGCGGCGCGCCGCTTCAGGGCTATGCGCTGTCCGGCCCGAACCTCGACCTCAAACCCGAAACGGCGTCCACCTGGTCGGTCGGCGCGGATTTCGAGCCGCTGCCCAACCTGCGCTTCGGCGTCACCTACTGGGACGTCAAATATGAAAATCAGGTGCTCGCCAACCTGTCCAACCTGACGATCCTGGGCAACGAAGCGCAATATGCCGGCACCAACATCATCCTGCGCGATGCAGCGGCGGCGGCGCGGGTGCAGGAACTGCTGGCCCAGGGCGTCGCGCTGGCGGGTGGTTCCTTCCCCGGCGGCAATCCCGCCAACGTCACCCTGTTCGTCGACGGGCGCAGCCAGAACCTCGGCGTGTCGATCACGCGGGGCATCGACTTTACGGGAACGTGGAACGGCGAACTGGGGGCCAATGACAATCTGACGGTAAACCTGTCTGGCACATATCTCACCAAATATAATGTCGCGGTGACGCCGACCGCTCCGCTGGTGGACCGGCGCAACGTCATCTTCAATCCGCTCAAGTTCAAGGGCCGCGCCAGCGTGACATGGGATCATGGTCCCTTCTCCACCCGCGTGCTGGTCACGCATGTGGGCGGCTATCGCAACAATCTGGCGACGCCCAACCAGTCGGTGAAGAGCTACACGCCCGTCGATCTGACGTTCAACTGGCGGATCGGCGATCCGCGGGAAAGCGGTTTCTTCGCCAAGGGGCTGACGGTCGGGCTGGAGGTCCGCAACCTCTTTGATACCGACCCGCCCTATGTCAATCTCGCGCCCAGCGGCAACGGCAGCGGCGGCTATGACGCGACGGCGAGCGACCCGGTCGGGCGCCTGTTCGCGATCAGCGTCCGCAAGTCCTTCTGA
- a CDS encoding CapA family protein, whose product MGKDAISIVLAGDLVLDEPDGDWWLSGIAPALRGADLAIGHLEVPHTDRGAELKGDVPAPGAPPENLAAIAQAGFGLLSLAGNHIADCGAEGIADTVAGLAAQGVACCGAGLDLNEARRPAIVVVGDATVALLSYNCVGPEAGWASAERAGCAYLRIETEDGTPIAPAAKLTVLTSDAVATLEQDIAAARAQADIVLVALHKGIVHTPARLAPYERGLSHAAIEAGADAVIGHHSHIVRGIEFYRGKPIFHGLGNGCVVTRALSPAQDHPARAQWAERRKAMFGFEPDPAYTLAPFHPEAVNAFLGTLEIGADGSTAAGIIPVHVEAPGRPVLASGARAAEIRAYVEKITIEAGLPPIRIAPDGRIMEALP is encoded by the coding sequence GTGGGAAAGGATGCGATCTCGATCGTGCTGGCAGGCGATCTGGTTCTGGATGAGCCGGACGGCGACTGGTGGCTGAGCGGGATCGCGCCTGCCCTGCGCGGGGCCGATCTGGCCATCGGCCATCTGGAGGTGCCGCATACCGACCGGGGCGCGGAACTGAAGGGCGATGTGCCCGCGCCCGGCGCGCCGCCGGAAAATCTGGCGGCGATTGCGCAGGCGGGCTTTGGACTGCTGAGCCTTGCCGGCAATCATATCGCGGATTGCGGCGCGGAAGGGATCGCCGACACGGTCGCGGGCCTCGCGGCGCAGGGCGTCGCATGCTGTGGCGCGGGCCTCGATCTGAACGAAGCCCGCCGTCCGGCCATCGTCGTCGTCGGTGACGCGACGGTGGCGCTGCTGAGCTATAATTGCGTCGGTCCGGAAGCCGGCTGGGCCAGCGCCGAACGGGCGGGATGCGCCTATCTGCGGATCGAGACGGAAGACGGTACACCCATCGCTCCGGCCGCAAAGCTGACCGTGCTGACGTCGGACGCTGTCGCGACGCTGGAGCAGGACATCGCTGCGGCCCGCGCGCAGGCGGATATCGTGCTCGTCGCGCTGCACAAGGGGATCGTCCACACGCCAGCGCGGCTTGCCCCCTATGAGCGGGGGTTGAGCCATGCAGCAATCGAGGCGGGGGCGGATGCCGTCATCGGCCATCATTCGCATATCGTCCGCGGGATCGAGTTTTACCGCGGAAAGCCGATCTTCCATGGCCTCGGCAATGGCTGCGTCGTTACCCGCGCCCTCAGTCCCGCACAGGATCATCCGGCGCGCGCGCAATGGGCGGAGCGGCGCAAGGCGATGTTCGGATTTGAGCCGGACCCGGCCTACACGCTTGCGCCCTTCCATCCCGAAGCGGTCAACGCTTTCCTCGGCACGTTGGAGATCGGCGCGGACGGCTCGACGGCGGCGGGGATCATCCCCGTGCATGTCGAAGCGCCGGGGCGACCCGTGCTGGCGTCCGGCGCGCGTGCGGCGGAGATCAGAGCCTATGTCGAAAAGATAACCATAGAGGCGGGCCTGCCGCCGATCCGGATCGCGCCCGATGGCCGCATAATGGAGGCCTTGCCATGA
- a CDS encoding TRAP transporter small permease, whose protein sequence is MNAARMAMVWTGGVALIAAASLNVLAVIGRHTGLPLKGAIELVQVAVLVAGSLALVAATLARNHARVHLILDRLTGMRRVGAERLCTALSILFYAMLLTGSLWLAMDLWGEQEVSELLDVPWRWMRAFLNAALIVVILLLARQMVERREK, encoded by the coding sequence ATGAACGCGGCGCGGATGGCGATGGTCTGGACCGGTGGCGTCGCGCTGATCGCCGCCGCCTCCCTCAACGTGCTTGCGGTGATCGGGCGGCACACCGGCTTGCCGCTCAAGGGCGCCATCGAGCTGGTGCAGGTGGCGGTTCTGGTTGCCGGATCGCTGGCGCTGGTCGCGGCGACGCTGGCGCGCAACCATGCGCGCGTTCACCTGATCCTCGACCGCCTGACTGGCATGCGGCGAGTGGGGGCCGAGCGGTTGTGCACCGCGCTCTCGATTCTGTTCTACGCCATGCTGCTGACCGGGTCGCTGTGGCTGGCGATGGACCTTTGGGGCGAGCAGGAGGTTAGCGAACTGCTCGATGTGCCGTGGCGATGGATGCGCGCTTTCCTGAACGCGGCGCTGATCGTCGTGATCCTGCTGCTGGCGCGGCAGATGGTGGAGCGGCGCGAGAAATGA
- a CDS encoding TRAP transporter large permease, producing the protein MIFATPETGLIGLLLLFAMLLFGVPIGVSLGLVGIGGLVVALGAEAALVKAGVVVVETLTRYELGTLPLFMLMAHLFFSANASRDLFDAAAKMIGHRRGGLAYASIGGCAGFGSINGSSLATAATIGLVALPEMRQRGYSDALATGTVAAGGTLGQMLPPSGALIVYGIIAEQSIGKLFTATLIPGISQMLFYCFVVWLLVRWRPSIAPVGERASWAERGRALLRIADMLLLLAVVLGGIVLGWFSPSEASSIGTAGALLITAWRGRLNREVLFRAFSETLRTSGLIFLVIIGAIIFSVFISVTGLTDAVGNAVTAMDMGTIPTLLVVAGLLLLLGSVLDGLALMLLTTPILLPIVQNVGMSPIWFGIFVTRAMEIGFVHPPLGMNLYVIQGVAKDVPLNRIFRGVLPFLASDLIHLLLLILFPAMALWLPSIFGQ; encoded by the coding sequence ATGATCTTTGCGACGCCGGAAACGGGACTGATCGGCCTCCTCCTTCTTTTCGCGATGCTGCTCTTCGGGGTGCCGATCGGCGTGTCGCTCGGCCTTGTCGGCATCGGCGGGCTGGTGGTCGCGCTGGGAGCGGAAGCGGCGCTGGTCAAGGCGGGCGTCGTCGTGGTGGAGACACTGACGCGCTATGAACTGGGCACATTGCCGCTTTTCATGCTGATGGCGCATCTCTTCTTTTCCGCCAATGCCAGCCGCGACCTGTTCGACGCCGCCGCCAAGATGATTGGCCACCGGCGCGGTGGCCTCGCCTATGCGTCCATCGGCGGCTGCGCGGGTTTCGGGTCGATCAACGGGTCGAGCCTTGCGACGGCGGCGACCATCGGCCTCGTCGCGCTGCCCGAAATGCGCCAGCGGGGCTATTCCGATGCGCTGGCCACGGGCACGGTCGCGGCGGGCGGCACGCTGGGGCAGATGCTGCCGCCATCGGGCGCTCTCATCGTCTATGGCATCATTGCCGAACAGTCGATCGGCAAGCTCTTCACCGCGACGCTGATCCCCGGCATCTCGCAGATGCTGTTCTACTGCTTCGTCGTCTGGCTGCTGGTCCGCTGGCGCCCGTCCATCGCGCCGGTCGGCGAGCGGGCGAGCTGGGCGGAGCGGGGCAGGGCGCTGCTGCGGATCGCGGACATGCTGCTGTTGCTGGCGGTGGTGCTGGGCGGCATCGTGCTCGGCTGGTTCAGCCCGTCGGAGGCTTCCTCCATCGGCACGGCGGGCGCGCTGCTCATCACTGCGTGGCGCGGACGGCTCAACCGCGAAGTGCTGTTCCGCGCCTTTTCGGAAACGCTACGGACCAGCGGCCTCATCTTCCTCGTCATCATCGGCGCAATCATCTTCTCCGTCTTCATCAGCGTCACCGGTCTCACCGATGCGGTGGGCAATGCCGTGACGGCGATGGACATGGGGACGATCCCGACGCTGCTGGTGGTCGCCGGGCTGCTGCTGCTGCTGGGATCGGTGCTCGACGGACTTGCGCTCATGCTGCTGACCACGCCGATCCTGCTGCCCATCGTGCAGAATGTCGGCATGTCGCCCATCTGGTTCGGCATCTTCGTCACCCGTGCGATGGAGATCGGCTTCGTCCACCCGCCGCTCGGCATGAACCTCTACGTCATTCAGGGCGTGGCGAAGGACGTGCCGCTCAATCGCATTTTCCGGGGCGTGCTGCCGTTTCTGGCGAGCGACCTCATTCACCTGCTGCTGCTCATCCTGTTTCCGGCGATGGCGCTGTGGCTGCCCTCCATTTTCGGACAATGA
- a CDS encoding CaiB/BaiF CoA-transferase family protein yields MMPLKGHRVATLGGMADRPLARYLASLGAELGGRVEGASFVIDDIGLEGLGSVAIPDTAVHVSVTTFGSGGPRSDWKGGEFVASAMGGALRVTGEPDRPPVKEAGDACIFHADMVAASGAMAAHYARGTHGRGQHVDVSVQQVAFSRNFNGILCWQFDRRKLSRVGGALAYGKATVRAIWRLADGWCFHSLMTGRLGAPANQALSDWMDEADMPNPLRGTDWLQYNRSTLPAETRAIWEAAIAAFFASRTKAEIATEGLRRGINACVANEPVDVLADPHLHARGFFDTASGLPERFATMREGSAVTAPAVHTGERPGPLSGVRVLDFAWALVGSITTKTLGDLGAEIVKIESRTRPDLARLDVQVAASRPGNWDDKPWFAHLNSSKRSLSLNMKKPEARELIDPLIDWADVVVENFSPGTMKKLGLDYDVLAARNPGIVMVSGSVFGQTGPLAQEWGVDGTGGALSGRTFLTGYADGDPVIPGAVPYGDVIVPFVMAGAVAAALQSRRETGRGCHIDASMYEICVQQMRDTLAAARRGERPRRMGNADPGIFFQDVFPAAGEDRWVAISLSGRDDRARLEAITGPDIAAWTAAREDHAIAAELQAAGIACGVVQDSEDMIDRDPQLAGRGALVTLDHPILGPFGHIATPIRFSHDAFQPFRAPRMGEHVQEIARDLCGLSDSRIATLAAAGVFE; encoded by the coding sequence ATGATGCCGCTCAAGGGTCATCGCGTCGCCACCTTGGGCGGCATGGCGGATCGGCCGCTGGCGCGCTACCTCGCCTCGCTCGGCGCGGAGCTGGGCGGGCGGGTAGAAGGCGCTTCCTTCGTCATCGACGATATCGGTCTGGAGGGGCTGGGCAGCGTCGCCATTCCCGACACCGCCGTGCATGTATCGGTCACGACCTTCGGGTCGGGCGGGCCGCGATCGGACTGGAAGGGTGGCGAGTTCGTCGCGTCGGCCATGGGTGGCGCGCTGCGCGTGACGGGGGAGCCGGACCGGCCGCCGGTCAAGGAAGCGGGCGACGCCTGTATCTTCCATGCCGACATGGTCGCGGCGAGCGGCGCGATGGCGGCGCATTATGCGCGCGGGACGCACGGGCGCGGCCAGCATGTCGATGTGTCGGTTCAGCAGGTCGCGTTCAGCCGCAACTTCAACGGCATCCTCTGCTGGCAGTTCGACAGGCGAAAGCTGAGCCGCGTGGGCGGCGCGCTCGCCTATGGCAAGGCCACGGTGCGGGCGATCTGGAGGCTTGCCGATGGCTGGTGCTTCCATTCGCTGATGACCGGAAGGCTGGGCGCACCCGCCAATCAGGCGCTGTCCGACTGGATGGACGAAGCCGATATGCCCAATCCGCTCCGGGGGACCGACTGGCTTCAATATAATCGCTCCACGCTCCCGGCGGAGACGCGCGCGATCTGGGAAGCGGCCATCGCGGCCTTTTTCGCATCGCGCACCAAGGCGGAGATCGCGACGGAGGGACTGCGGCGCGGCATCAACGCCTGCGTCGCCAATGAACCGGTGGACGTTCTGGCCGACCCGCATCTTCATGCGCGCGGCTTCTTCGACACGGCCTCGGGTCTGCCGGAACGGTTCGCGACGATGCGCGAGGGCAGTGCCGTTACCGCGCCCGCCGTGCATACCGGCGAGCGGCCCGGCCCGCTGTCGGGCGTCAGGGTGCTCGATTTTGCCTGGGCGCTGGTGGGTTCGATCACGACCAAGACGCTGGGCGATCTGGGCGCTGAAATCGTGAAGATCGAGAGCCGCACGCGCCCGGACCTCGCCCGCCTCGACGTGCAGGTCGCAGCGTCCAGGCCCGGCAACTGGGATGACAAGCCCTGGTTCGCGCATCTGAACAGTTCGAAACGCAGCCTGTCGCTCAACATGAAGAAGCCCGAGGCGCGTGAACTGATCGACCCGCTGATCGACTGGGCGGATGTGGTGGTGGAGAATTTCTCGCCCGGCACGATGAAGAAGCTGGGCCTCGACTATGACGTGCTCGCGGCGCGCAATCCCGGCATCGTCATGGTCTCGGGCAGCGTCTTCGGCCAGACCGGGCCGCTGGCGCAGGAATGGGGCGTCGACGGGACCGGCGGCGCGCTGTCGGGGCGGACTTTCCTCACCGGCTATGCCGATGGCGATCCCGTGATTCCCGGCGCGGTGCCCTATGGCGACGTGATCGTGCCCTTCGTTATGGCGGGGGCGGTCGCGGCGGCGCTCCAGAGCCGGCGGGAAACCGGGCGCGGCTGCCATATCGACGCGTCCATGTATGAAATCTGCGTCCAGCAGATGCGCGATACGCTGGCGGCCGCGCGCCGCGGGGAGCGGCCGCGGCGGATGGGCAATGCCGATCCGGGCATCTTCTTTCAGGATGTGTTTCCGGCGGCGGGCGAGGATCGCTGGGTCGCGATCAGCCTGTCCGGGCGGGACGATCGGGCGCGGCTGGAAGCCATCACCGGTCCCGATATCGCCGCGTGGACGGCGGCGAGGGAGGATCATGCCATCGCGGCGGAGCTACAGGCAGCGGGCATCGCATGCGGCGTGGTGCAGGACAGCGAGGACATGATCGACCGCGATCCCCAGCTTGCGGGGCGCGGTGCGCTGGTGACGCTCGACCACCCGATCCTCGGCCCCTTCGGCCACATCGCGACGCCGATCCGCTTCTCGCACGACGCTTTCCAGCCGTTCCGCGCGCCCCGCATGGGCGAGCATGTGCAGGAGATCGCGCGCGATCTGTGCGGCCTGTCCGACTCCCGCATCGCCACCCTCGCCGCGGCAGGAGTTTTCGAATGA
- a CDS encoding 2-hydroxyacyl-CoA dehydratase subunit D, producing the protein MNDSIAAQPTGQRSQKHLACTAAASAYQKQFGADLRRRVVDEGEPFAIVQADTPHEIFHVMDIPIITNQWWSAYISAKQLSNRYFEVMAKHGYPENGCKYCSLGLACTLANDPKTAPWGGLPTPTVLVARLTCDCIQHVFGQWAQALGTEFFPMEAPAWEHKDPRWFEHSRTDWRTVYEPDRIALMVDEMRDLIALLENRTGRKFDEAKLHHLMERINEQENYIWEAAQAIGRARPCPVSIAEQMPNTMIPQWHRGSDWAVAHAKRFRDEVMERVATGAGAAEKEKLRLMWIGAGVWHDPGFYQALEERLGAVFVWSMYMPFAGPQYIREVQGAPMEALASRICSMNEVLHLPPWMNGWMTSEAERCGIDACVVLLPPDNRLSQSGTKLTALSLEAAGVPVLSIDADMVDAKNWDHDRMVAMVADFLAARGLT; encoded by the coding sequence ATGAACGACAGCATCGCCGCCCAGCCGACCGGCCAGCGCTCCCAGAAACATCTGGCCTGCACCGCCGCCGCATCGGCCTATCAGAAGCAGTTCGGCGCGGACCTCAGGCGCCGGGTGGTGGATGAGGGCGAGCCTTTCGCCATCGTGCAGGCGGATACCCCGCACGAGATATTTCACGTGATGGACATTCCGATCATCACCAACCAGTGGTGGTCTGCCTATATCTCCGCCAAGCAGCTTTCGAACCGTTATTTCGAGGTGATGGCGAAGCACGGTTACCCGGAAAATGGCTGCAAATACTGCTCGCTGGGTCTCGCCTGCACATTGGCGAATGATCCGAAGACCGCGCCCTGGGGCGGCCTGCCCACGCCCACGGTGCTGGTCGCGCGGCTGACCTGCGACTGCATCCAGCATGTGTTCGGCCAGTGGGCGCAGGCGCTGGGGACGGAGTTCTTTCCGATGGAAGCTCCGGCGTGGGAGCATAAGGACCCCCGCTGGTTCGAACATAGCCGCACCGACTGGCGCACCGTCTACGAGCCGGACCGCATCGCCCTGATGGTGGACGAAATGCGCGACCTCATCGCCCTGCTGGAAAACCGCACGGGGAGAAAGTTCGACGAGGCGAAGCTGCATCACCTGATGGAGCGGATCAACGAGCAGGAAAACTATATCTGGGAAGCGGCGCAGGCCATCGGCAGGGCGCGTCCCTGCCCCGTCTCCATCGCCGAGCAGATGCCCAACACCATGATCCCGCAATGGCATCGCGGCTCGGACTGGGCGGTGGCGCACGCGAAGCGCTTCCGCGACGAGGTGATGGAGCGCGTCGCGACCGGCGCGGGCGCGGCGGAGAAGGAGAAACTGCGTCTCATGTGGATCGGCGCCGGCGTCTGGCACGACCCCGGCTTCTATCAGGCGCTGGAGGAAAGGCTGGGCGCGGTGTTCGTCTGGTCCATGTATATGCCCTTTGCCGGACCGCAATATATCCGGGAAGTGCAGGGCGCGCCGATGGAGGCACTCGCCAGCCGCATCTGTTCGATGAACGAGGTGTTGCACCTGCCCCCATGGATGAACGGATGGATGACGAGCGAGGCGGAGCGGTGCGGGATCGACGCCTGCGTCGTGCTGCTGCCGCCCGACAATCGCCTGTCGCAATCGGGCACGAAGCTGACCGCCCTGTCGCTGGAGGCGGCGGGCGTGCCGGTGCTGTCCATCGACGCCGACATGGTGGACGCGAAGAACTGGGACCATGACCGGATGGTTGCGATGGTCGCTGACTTTCTGGCGGCGCGGGGGCTGACGTGA
- the dctP gene encoding TRAP transporter substrate-binding protein DctP, translating into MKRLALLALLLLAACARPLPPGVTELTYATPYSPTHPFSKADQAWMQFVEQRSGGRIRIRPIWSGALLSSDMSMDELRHGVADVGLITPIYVRGGTHLIRIQTGFYSGADSIASQLALYRCITAASPEMGKELHGLKVLAVQGGSLAGVVTTDRRVRSLADLKGLRLRAPTELLTVLESLGVDAVNMPMADVYSAMAKGVIDGVIAPGDTFRSLHFAEVARHYNNLAIPRGAYPARAMGAARWNSLTAAERAILTESQAVWEAALEKEIHAALEKGMEEARAQGVTVDGVSQAEQARFDALYLRDSEENARRLSRFGIDGLRAFRAARASVQGRDRIACAGGKA; encoded by the coding sequence GTGAAGAGGCTGGCGCTTCTGGCCCTGCTGCTGCTGGCCGCCTGTGCGCGCCCGCTTCCGCCGGGCGTGACCGAGCTGACCTATGCGACGCCCTACAGCCCCACGCATCCGTTCAGCAAGGCGGACCAGGCGTGGATGCAGTTCGTCGAGCAGCGTTCGGGCGGTCGTATCCGCATCCGCCCGATCTGGTCGGGCGCGCTCCTGTCGTCGGACATGTCGATGGACGAACTGCGTCACGGCGTCGCGGATGTGGGCCTCATCACCCCCATCTATGTGCGCGGTGGAACCCACCTCATCCGCATCCAGACCGGCTTCTACAGCGGCGCGGACAGCATCGCCTCGCAACTGGCGCTCTATCGCTGCATCACGGCGGCCAGCCCGGAAATGGGCAAGGAACTGCACGGCCTCAAGGTGCTCGCCGTTCAGGGCGGGTCGCTGGCGGGCGTCGTGACCACCGACCGGCGGGTGCGCAGCCTCGCCGACCTGAAGGGGCTGCGGCTGCGCGCGCCGACCGAGCTGCTGACCGTGCTGGAATCGCTGGGCGTCGATGCCGTCAACATGCCGATGGCGGATGTCTATTCGGCGATGGCGAAGGGCGTGATCGACGGCGTCATCGCGCCGGGCGACACGTTCCGTTCGCTCCATTTCGCGGAGGTGGCGCGGCATTATAATAATCTCGCCATTCCGCGCGGCGCATATCCCGCGCGGGCAATGGGCGCGGCGCGCTGGAACAGCCTCACCGCCGCCGAGCGCGCGATCCTGACCGAATCGCAGGCGGTCTGGGAAGCGGCGCTGGAAAAGGAAATCCACGCTGCGCTGGAAAAGGGCATGGAGGAAGCCCGCGCACAGGGCGTGACCGTCGATGGCGTGTCGCAGGCGGAGCAGGCGCGCTTCGACGCGCTTTACCTCCGCGATTCCGAAGAAAATGCCCGCCGCCTTTCACGCTTTGGCATTGACGGCCTCCGCGCGTTCCGTGCTGCGCGGGCCTCGGTTCAGGGGCGCGACCGGATTGCGTGCGCGGGAGGCAAGGCATGA